The proteins below are encoded in one region of Silene latifolia isolate original U9 population chromosome 2, ASM4854445v1, whole genome shotgun sequence:
- the LOC141644068 gene encoding ACT domain-containing protein ACR4-like isoform X1 yields the protein MIESNMSFSQDGDGEYEKLIRRLNPPRVVIDNESCKNATVIQVDGANRQGILIEVVQILTDLNLVITKAYISSDGGWFMDVFNVIDQDGNKITDQEILNYIQKSLGPDSSCLGRSVGVTSSTNYTAVELIGRDRPGLLSELSAVLSHLSCNVVNAEVWTHKTRAAAVMHITDQQTGHAIIDPDRLATIKDLLWNVVGGCRFRDAKTEVTHVTTHTERRLHQMLFDDRDYERVGDDDGEDERQRPDVSVVNWFDKDYSVVSVRCKDRPKLLFDTVCTLTDMQYVVFHGSVDAEGPEAYQEYYVRHIDGSPVKSEAERQRIIQCLEAAIERRVSEGLKLELCTSDRPGLLSDVTRMFRENSLTVTQAEVTTRCGKAINTFYVRDASGYPVDAKTIESIRQAIGQTILKVKGTPKERKQASQESQSRNLFGDLFRSRSFCNFGLIKSYT from the exons ATGATTG AGAGCAACATGAGTTTTTCACAAGATGGGGATGGTGAATATGAGAAACTAATAAGAAGATTGAACCCTCCAAG GGTAGTGATTGATAATGAAAGTTGCAAGAATGCAACAGTAATACAG GTGGATGGTGCAAATAGGCAAGGAATTCTGATTGAAGTTGTCCAAATCCTTACTGATCTTAACCTTGTCATCACAAAAGCTTACATTTCTTCAGATGGTGGTTGGTTCATGGATG TCTTTAATGTCATTGATCAAGATGGGAACAAAATAACAGATCAAGAAATCCTGAACTATATCCAAAAG tcaTTGGGTCCGGATTCTTCCTGTTTAGGAAGATCCGTAGGAGTTACATCATCAACAAACTACACCGCAGTTGAATTGATTGGAAGAGACAGACCGGGTTTATTGTCTGAGCTAAGTGCAGTTCTTTCTCATCTTAGTTGCAATGTAGTGAATGCCGAGGTTTGGACCCACAAAACCCGAGCTGCAGCAGTGATGCACATCACTGATCAGCAGACAGGTCACGCCATCATTGACCCAGATAGGCTAGCCACAATCAAGGACCTTCTTTGGAATGTGGTCGGAGGATGTCGGTTTAGGGATGCTAAGACTGAGGTGACCCATGTCACCACACATACTGAAAGAAGGCTACATCAAATGTTGTTTGATGATCGGGATTATGAGCGAGTTGGGGATGATGATGGGGAAGATGAGCGACAAAGGCCAGATGTTAGTGTTGTCAATTGGTTCGATAAGGACTACTCAGTTGTCAGTGTTCGGTGTAAGGACCGGCCAAAGCTTCTGTTTGATACAGTCTGTACGTTGACTGATATGCAGTATGTCGTCTTTCATGGAAGTGTTGATGCTGAAGGGCCTGAAGCTTATCAG GAGTATTATGTCAGGCATATAGATGGATCCCCTGTTAAATCAGAGGCAGAGAGGCAAAGAATCATCCAATGTCTTGAAGCTGCTATTGAGAGACGAGTTTCTGAG GGATTGAAGCTAGAGCTATGCACGAGTGACCGCCCTGGACTACTATCAGACGTGACCAGAATGTTCCGAGAAAACAGCCTTACAGTCACTCAAGCGGAAGTAACTACCCGATGTGGTAAGGCCATTAACACATTTTACGTTCGTGATGCATCTGGCTATCCTGTTGATGCTAAGACAATCGAGTCAATTAGGCAAGCCATCGGCCAAACGATCTTAAAGGTGAAAGGAACCCCTAAAGAGCGAAAACAAGCCTCACAAGAATCTCAGTCGAGAAACCTATTCGGAGATCTTTTTAGGTCTAGATCATTTTGTAATTTCGGCTTGATTAAATCGTACACTTAA
- the LOC141644068 gene encoding ACT domain-containing protein ACR4-like isoform X2, with protein MSFSQDGDGEYEKLIRRLNPPRVVIDNESCKNATVIQVDGANRQGILIEVVQILTDLNLVITKAYISSDGGWFMDVFNVIDQDGNKITDQEILNYIQKSLGPDSSCLGRSVGVTSSTNYTAVELIGRDRPGLLSELSAVLSHLSCNVVNAEVWTHKTRAAAVMHITDQQTGHAIIDPDRLATIKDLLWNVVGGCRFRDAKTEVTHVTTHTERRLHQMLFDDRDYERVGDDDGEDERQRPDVSVVNWFDKDYSVVSVRCKDRPKLLFDTVCTLTDMQYVVFHGSVDAEGPEAYQEYYVRHIDGSPVKSEAERQRIIQCLEAAIERRVSEGLKLELCTSDRPGLLSDVTRMFRENSLTVTQAEVTTRCGKAINTFYVRDASGYPVDAKTIESIRQAIGQTILKVKGTPKERKQASQESQSRNLFGDLFRSRSFCNFGLIKSYT; from the exons ATGAGTTTTTCACAAGATGGGGATGGTGAATATGAGAAACTAATAAGAAGATTGAACCCTCCAAG GGTAGTGATTGATAATGAAAGTTGCAAGAATGCAACAGTAATACAG GTGGATGGTGCAAATAGGCAAGGAATTCTGATTGAAGTTGTCCAAATCCTTACTGATCTTAACCTTGTCATCACAAAAGCTTACATTTCTTCAGATGGTGGTTGGTTCATGGATG TCTTTAATGTCATTGATCAAGATGGGAACAAAATAACAGATCAAGAAATCCTGAACTATATCCAAAAG tcaTTGGGTCCGGATTCTTCCTGTTTAGGAAGATCCGTAGGAGTTACATCATCAACAAACTACACCGCAGTTGAATTGATTGGAAGAGACAGACCGGGTTTATTGTCTGAGCTAAGTGCAGTTCTTTCTCATCTTAGTTGCAATGTAGTGAATGCCGAGGTTTGGACCCACAAAACCCGAGCTGCAGCAGTGATGCACATCACTGATCAGCAGACAGGTCACGCCATCATTGACCCAGATAGGCTAGCCACAATCAAGGACCTTCTTTGGAATGTGGTCGGAGGATGTCGGTTTAGGGATGCTAAGACTGAGGTGACCCATGTCACCACACATACTGAAAGAAGGCTACATCAAATGTTGTTTGATGATCGGGATTATGAGCGAGTTGGGGATGATGATGGGGAAGATGAGCGACAAAGGCCAGATGTTAGTGTTGTCAATTGGTTCGATAAGGACTACTCAGTTGTCAGTGTTCGGTGTAAGGACCGGCCAAAGCTTCTGTTTGATACAGTCTGTACGTTGACTGATATGCAGTATGTCGTCTTTCATGGAAGTGTTGATGCTGAAGGGCCTGAAGCTTATCAG GAGTATTATGTCAGGCATATAGATGGATCCCCTGTTAAATCAGAGGCAGAGAGGCAAAGAATCATCCAATGTCTTGAAGCTGCTATTGAGAGACGAGTTTCTGAG GGATTGAAGCTAGAGCTATGCACGAGTGACCGCCCTGGACTACTATCAGACGTGACCAGAATGTTCCGAGAAAACAGCCTTACAGTCACTCAAGCGGAAGTAACTACCCGATGTGGTAAGGCCATTAACACATTTTACGTTCGTGATGCATCTGGCTATCCTGTTGATGCTAAGACAATCGAGTCAATTAGGCAAGCCATCGGCCAAACGATCTTAAAGGTGAAAGGAACCCCTAAAGAGCGAAAACAAGCCTCACAAGAATCTCAGTCGAGAAACCTATTCGGAGATCTTTTTAGGTCTAGATCATTTTGTAATTTCGGCTTGATTAAATCGTACACTTAA